CACGAAAAGCGGATTAAAAGCGGTTTTTGCCGGATTTAAACCCACGGCTTCGGCTGCGGTGCGCGCCAGGCGGTTGCTTTCGCCTTCGAAGAAGTTGTTAAACGTGTATTTGGAATTTATCTGGGAATCGAACTCAGCCGGTTCAACCCTGTCAAAAGGACTAGGTACCTTTACAGAAACCGGATTTTGATTTTTCTTGTCTGAAACAGTGAATTTGGGCTCCCCGCGCATCTCCACCATAGTATTGCTTTCCGCCTCCACCAGGATGCGGTAGTTGAGAATAGTTCCTTCTCCTATTTTGCGGTAGAGGGTCTGCTGGATAAGATCAATGTATTTGTCCTCAAGATATTCGTAAAAAAACTGACTGGGTACTTGAATGGTGAGAACATTGTCTTCATATTTCAACGGGACAATTGGACTAAACCACGTGTTGAATGCAGCTTCGGGGATAATATCACGAATCACATCAAGACAGTTCTTCCATAAAATTTTGTAGTCAGTGTTCATTCGAATAAATTAACGATTTTCCTCTCTTCTATTGGTTGTGTTTAATTAATTTGGGGAATACAAATTTTCAAAAAAAAATCGAGAAAAAAAAATCCTGTTCCCTTTGTTTTTCCTGAAATAAAAACACTCGCTTAATTATCAATTGGATAGGCGTATGCTGCTGTTTATAAGCGGGTTGGGCCTGAATTCATTGTCGTAATCAATTGATATATAGAACTCTGTGATAAGTGTATAGTCTTTACCCGTTTGTACAAAATAAGCATGTGTTTTATGTCTTAAACTCAATTACCCAAAGGGTTTATCATACGACGAAAAACAGGGCTGATATTTAGAATCATTCTATATAAAGTTTGATCGGCAAATTTATTCCATATTTAGGAAACTTAGAACAGGCGCACCCTTATGCTCAAATATCGTTCGGGATTTTCACGAATATCTTCCAGCAGTTTTGTTGCAGTTTGTATGGTGTTTGTCAAACTATCGTGTAACTGGGTGTCGTTAGTTAATTTCCCCAATGAATTGTCGGTGCTAGTCAGTTTTGATGACAGTATCTTCAGGTTTTCTACCGTATTGTCGATAGCGTTGAACGTCTTTTGGAGTTCCAGCGAATTAAGTTCTGCCGTAACCTCTTTTAAATCGTTGGAAACGGCTGTGAGGTTTTGGGTTACTGTTGGTAAATCTTTTCGGATCGATGCCATTACAGCGTTCACGCTTTTGCTGGATTCATCCAGTTGGGCAACTGTAGATCCGATACCTGCTATCGATTGTTCCCACATTGGATTAGACATCAGTTTGTTCAGTGTCAGGACTACAGAGTCTATGTGTGTCAGAATGGAGTCAGCCTTGGGGGCAACGTTGGCAACGCTGTTCATCATCCCTTGTTTCTGCCGGCCGTGCAGCGTGTCTCCGGGAGAAAGAAGCTTTGAAGCCTCTTTATTTGCAACCAGGCTTACCGTAGAGGCTCCCAGTAGATCCGATCCAAATTCGAAATAACTCCCCTGCGGAATCCGATAATCGCCTTCGAGGTTGATGTCCACAGCGAACTGGATCGGGTCTGTACTGTGCATTTTGATGGCGTTGACCAGTCCGATCTGGTATCCGTTTACATAAACCGGTGATGAGGGGTAAAGTCCGGTAACATCATCGAACATGACAACGTAGGTGTTTTGCTTTTTCAAAATATTTGTTCCCTTCAGAAAGTTCACTCCAAAATAAAGGAGAACCAGGGCTATAAGAAAGGAAACTCCGATGATGAAATTTCTGCTGAACTTGCCTTGAGCTTGCATAAATTATTCTTATTTTACTCTTTTGCCGTCCCTGAATTCAACAATGAAAGCGTCTTTGAATTTTCTTTGAACGGTTTTGAGTGTTTTGTTTGCTTCATTAAGATCGGATGACCGGCCGTACGTGTATTTATATGTTTTGCCGTCTAAATAAAAATCTACCGGATTCAACCCTTTCAGTTGCGAAGAATTATCGGCCAGTTTTCGGGGAGCTGTAAGGAACTGTATCCTGTATTCGCTTGTTCCGGTTACATCCATCCCGGTAGAGGGAGGGTTGGCTGCAATTGTCTTTCGTTGTTCCGGATTGGTAAATACATGACTTTTTTTGTCGTATTCGTGTTTGTATTCCTTAAAAGCCAAATAAACGGAGTTTGCCAATGATCTTTGTCCGCTTTCGGTTTTCATATACTTTTCGTCGGAAGGATTTGAAATGTACCCCAGCTCCACAAGGATACTCGGCATAGCCACTTCCCGGAGCACCAGAAAACCGGCCTGCCTGACATCCCGGTTAGTCCTTTTCGAGTTGTTTACCAGCCTGTTTTGTACCAACGATGCAAAGTAAACGCTTTGCTGAAGGTACTGGTCGGTCATAAACTCAAACATGATGTATGACTCTGGCTCGTTAGGGTCAAATCCCTGGTACTTGGTGGAATAATCATCTTCATAGAGAATTACCGAGTTTTCCGCTTTGGCAACATCCAGGTTGTCCTTGCTCCGGTGCAGCCCCAACACAAATGTCTCCACGCCTTGCGGAGACCTTTTTCTCCTGTCAAGCGCATTACAGTGTAGCGAAATATACAGGTCGGCCTTAGCTTTGTTGGCTATCTCGGCCCTTTTGTTTAACTCTACGAACCTATCGGTATCTCTTGTATATAAAACTTTTACGTCCGGATGGTTATTCTTGATGAGTTCGCCTAGCTTTTTCCCGACAACAAGAACGATGTCCTTTTCTTTTGAGCTTGATCCGATCGCACCTGGATCGCGGCCTCCGTGGCCGGGGTCAATAACAACCGTGAATCCGTTTTTTTGAGCGAAAGCACTTTCTGCCGGAATCAGAAATAAAACTCCTAAACCGTAAATAATAAGTTTTTTCAGTCGTAACAGCATCTTTCTGTCAGTTTTATTTCATACAAAAATAGATAATTATTTTGTACTAAAGCGCAGTAAGCCGTGATTACACTATTTTTAACAAAAAAAAGCCACACCAACGGTGCAGCCCTTTTAAACAGGTGAAATAACGGGATTTTATTCTCCCAACAATTCATTCAGTTTATTGTGAAGTTCTGCTCCACGCAGGTCTTTGGCAATAATGATCCCCTCCTTGTCCAAAAGGACGGTGTGCGGAATACCGCGGAAAGCGTACAGCTCTACCACCGGGGTATCCCAGAACTTAAGTTCAGACATCTGGGGCCAGGTCATGTTCAACTCTTTTATGCCGCTCAGCCACCTTTCTCTTTCCCGGTCAAGAGAAACTCCCACAACTTCAAAACCTTTGTTTTTGTAATTGTTGTAAGCTGCAACCACATTGGGCATTTCGTCGCGGCAAGGGCCGCACCAGGCTGCCCAGAAGTCGATCAGGACAACCTTTCCTTTTCCTGCGTAATCCGATAATGAAATGTCGTTTCCTTCCGGATCTTTCATTGTAAAATCGAGAAATTTTTGGCCGATAGCTACTCTTTCGGCATTTTCAAGACGTTTAACGATGCGTTGAATACTTTCTTGCGATTTATAAGCTTCATCCGTTAACGCAAGGATTTCGCGCTGGGTTTCCGGTTCAAACATCTCTGCGGAAGTCATAAAGAGGAATTTACCCAGCGGATTGGCTATGTTGGCTTTGATGAAATCAGCTGTTTTGCTAGATATATCGCCGGATAACTTTTCGTATTGCGCGGTAAGTGCGGCATCCAGTGAGTCTGTCATTGCACCCGTCGATGCAGCTTCCTGGTATTGTTGAGAGAGTGCGCGAATTTCTTTCGTTATATTTTCCTGTTCTGTCCTGAACGTATTGTAGGCGTCGTTTAGCTGTGAACCTGAAACCGTAACGGTGGAATCGAACTGCACGCGGATGGTTCCCGGCTCTAAAATGGCAAGCACCCTTGATGGTTTCTGAGGGTTAACCGTTTCGTCCAGAGCGATAAAGCGTAATACGGTTGAGTCGGCAGATCCTTCGAATTTGAACGAGCCGTTTGTTACAACGGCAGTGTCAACCGACACCATCTCGTTGGTTGTCATTTCCTGAATATATACGTTTTTGCCTTCATAGGCAGGATCAGTAACGGTTCCGTCAATTTTATAAGTTTTGTTGTTTTGACAAGAGATCAAAACGAAAGCTGTGATTAATAGGAGTGAAAATTTTTTCATACGATTTTTCTTTTATTCTTTAAACGGTGCAAATATACATAAAAAAAGAGAGTTAGCCCATTCTTTGCTGTTTTTTTGTTGCCCTGATAATAAATGAATGATAAAGCCGTTTTAAAATAAAAGAGACAGAAATGGCTAATCCTGATTTTATCCGACGATTCTCCTTGTCCCACGAATCCGATGCAAAAGTTCCGGACCGTTTAAGCATATGTATTGTTCTTCAATATGCAAGATCGCTGCGTATAGAGAAAAAACTGCCTACCCATTTAGGTTTGTTCATCATCAATTGATTTTTTTATTATCTTTGACACTCAAAATGGATAACGATATGAATCATCTGGTTGCGCCGTCATTGCTCTCGGCGAATTTCCTAAATCTTGAAAAAGATATCGAAATGCTGAATCGGAGTGAAGCCGATTGGATACACCTTGATATCATGGATGGTGTTTTTGTTCCCAATATTTCTTTTGGGTTCCCGGTTCTGGACCTGTTGAAAGAAAGGACGAGCAAGTCTCTGGATGTGCACTTGATGATTGTTCAACCCGAGAAATTCGTAGACGAAATTGCCGCTGCGGGTACGGAATACATGAATGTCCATTACGAGGCATGTACACATTTGCATCGTGTGGTTAGCGAGATCAAGAAGCGCGGAATGAAAGCCGGGGTTACTCTTAATCCGCACACTCCGGTTTTGTTGCTCGAAGACATTATCCGAGATTTAGATATGGTTTTACTCATGTCGGTTAATCCTGGTTTTGGCGGTCAAAAATTCATCGAACATTCGCTGGAGAAAGTTAAGGTGTTGAAAGAACTGATTCTTCGGAAAAATGCCCGGGCACTTATCGAGGTTGACGGAGGAGTGAATCTTGAAACCGGAAAAAGACTTGTAGAGGCTGGAGCAGATGTACTGGTTGCCGGAAATTTTGTTTTCTCTTCTCAAGATCCCATACATACTATTCATCAACTGAAGTCGTTATAATTCTCTGGAAGACACTCCCTCATAAACGTAACAGTTATGAGCGATCTTGTAGCTAAAATACCCTTTCTCCGGTTATTGCTTCCGGCAGTAGCCTCTATATCTGTATCGGCTTTTTTGATTGAACTGACTTATTCCTGGATAATTTGCACGGCAGGTGCAGGAGCAATGGCTGTCTCTTTTTTTGTTTCGGAAAGAAAACAGTTCACCTGTCGCTGGCTTTTTGGAGCAGGGTTGTTTATTTTTGTTTTCGGCTTGTTTTCCTTTTTATTCCGGCAAAAAATTAAGGAATCCCAATGGCGTTTTGCAGACAAACCGACGGTCTGTATAGGTACAGTTGTTGATGTTCCGCGGGAAAAACCGCGGTCATTTGCCTGTAATGTGAAAATCAGCTATCCGGTAAGCCATAAAATCGTGGCTTACCTGCAAAAGGAGGATAGAGTGAGGAACATTACCCCCGGGGATGAAATAGTTTTCGTTGCCCAGATCCGGACTTTTAAGAACTTCGGAAATCCCGATGACTTCGACTACGTCCGATTTATGCGAAACAACGGTTTTTCAGGCACCACCTATTTGTCTTCATCTAATTGGCATCCCACCGGAAAAGAGCATGCCTCGTTGTATGTTTCGGCGCAGAAAGTTCGAAAAAAGGCATTGGAGTTTTACCGTATGTTTGAGTTGGATAACGACGCTTATTCATTTATTTCCGCTCTTACACTAGGTTACAAGCACGATTTGACAAACGAACTACAGGAGGCTTTTCGTGCGTCAGGAACAGCTCATGTCTTGGCCGTTAGTGGGTTGCATGTGGGGGTTATTTACGGTATCTTCGCATTCCTTTTTTCTTTTTTAGGAAAAACGGGCGGGAGGTTCGTGATAAAACAAATTATGACTATTGCCGCTTTGTGGCTTTACGCTTTTCTTACAGGGCTTCCCCCATCGGTTCTCCGGGCAACTTTGATGCTCACGATTGCTTCTGTGGGATGGATGGGGGGAAGAAGAGGTTTTACGCTAAACGCGTTGGCTGCAGCCGCTTTTTTTATTCTTGCTTTCAATCCGATGAGCCTTTTCAACGTTGGGTTTCAAATGAGCTTCATAGCTGTTCTGGCTATCTTATCCTTTAGTCCGGTACTGGATAGCCTGTATCAGCCTAAGAACAAGATAATAAAAAAAAGCTGGGGTTTATTTTCTGTTTCCATATCCGCTCAAGCAGGTATTTTCCCCATTGCTTTGCATTATTTCGGTACTTTCCCAACCTTTTTCTTTATCGCCAATATGTTGATAGTGCCGTTAATAGGTGTGATTATCTATGCTTGTATTCCGGTGATTCTCCTTACAGGATTGAAACCCTTCCAGTTTGTAATTGTCGACTGGCTTTATCCGGTTTTTGGATGGATTTTGAAAGGGTTAATCTTCGTTGTATTGAAGGTCGTCTGCTTTATCGAAACCCTTCCATACGCACAATTGTCAGATAAGCCTATTTCTACACTACAGATGATGATGTTGCTCTTTATCGTTGTTACTGTTTTTAAATTTTTCACACATAAGAGAGTTGCTAGCCTGATTGCTGGTTTAACTTGCTCCCTGTTCTTTATCTTGACATTCACGTACGCTGAACTATCCCGGAAGCCTGTTCAATTAGCCGTATTTAATAAACCCGGCTTTAGCGATATCGGTCTTTATGTGGATGAAAAGCGGGTTGACTTCGACATAAAAGAAAACGGTTTTATTCCGCATCCATCAAAGTCGATACTGCGTTTGTCCGAAAGTATTTATTCGCATGCGGAAACATCCCGGCCGTTTGAAATTGACGTTATAGTCCTGTCGCATGACCCAGCCCTCTCGATAATGCAGCTGACGAACATTTTCCGTACAGGACAAATCGTGCTGGACAGTTCAATTCCTTTGTACGACAGAATCCGGTTAATGAGTGATTGTGAAAAGCTGGGGATTTCCTGTCACGATGTGGGAGAAGATGGGGCGTATCTCATAAATTTGTAGTAATTTTGAACTTTTCTATAAAAAATGAACTATTTCGAACCCTTATCGGAGATTATTGACAAGTCATCCGTACAACAGGTGCAAGAGCTGATCGAAAACAGCAGCCAGATATTGATTACCACACACCTCTCTCCCGATGGCGATGCATTGGGGGCCTCCCTAGGGCTGTATCATTTTCTGAAGTTGAAAAAGAAAGATGTCAAGCTGATGGTTCCCAATTCGTTTCCTTATTTTTTGAAATGGATGACCGGATCCGGTGAAATTCTTGTTTACGAATATAATCCGAAAGCAGCACAGGTTATTTTCGATCACGCTGATCTGATTTTCAGTCTCGATTACAACATACCCAAACGAGTAGGGAATATGGCATCTCTTTTGGAAAAATCCAGTGCCCGTAAAGTGCTTGTTGATCATCATCTTTTTCCCGGGGATAATTACGATGTGGTTATCTCTTATCCTGGAATTTCATCGACTAGTGAGCTGATTTTCCGTTTGCTGTACCAGGCAGACCGGTACGAAGAAATCGACAAAACGGTTGCAGAGTGTATTTATTGTGGGATGATGACCGATACCGGTGGTTTTACGTTTAACTCCAATAATCCGGAAATTTATCTGATAATCAGTTTATTGCTTAGGAAAGGGATTGATAAGGACCGGATTTATTCACTGGTTTATAACAACCTTACGGAAGACCGGTTCCGGTTGTTGGGCTTCACCCTGTCGCAGCGAATGAAAGTTTATCCCGAACTTCACACGGCACTCATATGGCTATCGCTTGAAGACCAGAAACAATTCAGCTACAACAAAGGAGATACCGAAGGATTCGTGAACTATCCGCTCAGCATTAAGGATATTATTTTTTCCGCATTTATTCGCGAAGACGAGGAGATGGTGAAGCTCTCGTTCCGCTCTCAAAGCACGTTTCCCACCAACGAATTTGCGGCTCAATTTTTTCACGGCGGAGGGCATTTAAATGCCTCTGGTGGAGAGTTCTATGGCACGTTGAAAGAGGCTATTTCCCGGTTTGAAGACGGTATAGGATTGTATGCTGAAAAGTTGAGAAATACGCCGAAATAAGATGTATCTCTCGTTTTTTCGGATTGTTATAGTTTATTTTGTGTGAAATAACATTTTTTTTAAAGGGGATTGCTTACATTTGTAGCCAATTTCTAATTTTTCGTAATTCAAAAAATGAAAAAAACACATTACATAATATTCTGTTTACTGGGGCTTGCACTAGTCAGTACTTCTTGCAACAAAAGAAAAACGTATGCGGAGATCCTGAAGGATGAAACCCGTGCCATCGAAAAATTTATCCTGGAAAATAAACTGGTTGTACTGGATGAATTTCCCACAAGTTTGGTCTTCAAAACCAACGAGTTTTACCGTGATCCGGCTACAGGAGTTTATTTCAATATCATCGAGCCGGGAGATACTGCCAGCAAAGTAAAAGAAGGTGAGGAGGTTTATGTCAGGTTTATCGGATTGCGATACTTCACCTCTTCGAACGACACCACCGAATACTCTAATCTCGATCCGATACGTAGCCCGTTTCCTGAATCGCTCACATACAGGGGGCCTGTAACGGTAATGAACCGATCCCTGTATTCCGGAACAACACCTGGATGGGCTGTCCCGCTTACTTATGTGGGGCACGCCGGAAGAGTAAAAATGATTATCCCTTTCAATATGGGTTCACAAAGTGACCAGCAGTCCTATTCAACAACCTATTACGATAACGTTCAATACCGATTTGAATCGCAATTATAACGTATTATGACACTTATTAAATCCATATCCGGTATCAGAGGCACAATTGGAGGACGGGTGGGTGATAACCTTACTCCGGTTGATATCGTGAAATTTGCATCGGCCTATGCCCTGTTTATCAAAAAAATTACCGGAGATGCGAAGCCGAAAATAGTGGTTGGCAGAGATGCGCGGATGTCGGGTAATATGGTACATAGCCTTATTACCGGAACCTTGATGGGTATGGGTTGTGATGTGGTGGATGTGGGTATGGCAACAACGCCCACCACAGAAATAGCCGTTGTGAAAGAATCGGCATCAGGAGGAATTATAATTACTGCTAGTCACAATCCTAAACAATGGAATGCGCTTAAATTGCTGAACAGCCGGGGCGAATTTCTGAATGCCGACCAAGGCAAAGAAATACTGGAGATGGCTGAGGCAGAAAGCTTCGAATATGCTTCTGTGGATGAATTGGGAAAAGTTAGTCACAAACAATACCTGCACGCTCATATTCAGAGTATTCTTCAATTGGACCTGGTGGATTTAGATGCCATAAAGGCTGCCCGCTTCAGGGTGGCTGTGGATGCGGTCAACTCTGTTGGCGGAAACGCCGTCCCGGAGTTGTTGTATGCCTTGGGAGTGAAGGAGGTTTTTAAATTGCATTGTGCCATTCACGGTAACTTTTCGCATAACCCGGAACCGTTGCCGCAAAACCTGACGGAGCTTTCGTCGCTGATGAAAAGCTCCCGGGCTGATGTGGGTTTTGCCGTTGATCCGGATGTAGACCGGTTGGTCATTTACGCCGAAAACGGAGAGCCGTTCGGCGAAGAGTATACGTTAGTAGCTGTTTCAGATTATATATTGCAACATACCCCCGGAAATACAGTTTCTAACCTTAGTTCTACCCGGGCTTTGCGGGACATTACCCAACGACGGGGCGGTGATTATTTTGCTGCTGCAGTAGGCGAAGTGAATGTGGTGGCAAAGATGAAAGAAGTAGGGGCTGTAATTGGTGGCGAAGGTAACGGCGGAGTTATTTATCCGGCCTCGCATTACGGGCGTGATGCATTAGTAGGCATCGCTTTGTTTTTGACGCAACTGGCGAAATCAGGAAAAAAGGTGAGCGAGCTCAGGGCGGAGTACCCCGGTTATTTTATGTCGAAACAAAAAATTGAACTTACTCCCGATATCGACACCGATGCCATCCTGCAAAAAGTGAAAGAGCGTTTCAACGGGGAACAGGTGACGGATATCGATGGTGTTAAAATTGATTTTCCCGATAAATGGGTGCATTTACGTAAATCGAACACAGAACCTATTATTCGGATTTATTCGGAAGCAAAAACTCAGGAAGAAGCGGAAGAGGTTGGGAAACAGATTATTGATATTATCAAAGAACTCAAATAAAAGAAAGGTTAATTTCAACAATTACCGTATATTAAGACACCTTCTGTTTTAGTTGCGGTAATTTTTTGTTGAAAAACAGACGATTGTATAGCATGAAAGAACGCTTGATCAGTGATGATGACATAAGAAAGTTTCACCCGGTCTTCCGGGGGAAAAATGGAGATAGGAACATTAAATGGGGAATGAAATTATCGGGGCTCAACAACGCCTGCGAGGTCTACGATAAATCCAAACACCTGACGGGCGTGGCTTTCTGCACCGATTTGCTAGACAAGTTGGGACTTAAGCGTACCGTTGTTAACGATCAGGTTCTGGAACCCTTTAAGGATAAGCCATTTATTGTGGTGGCCAATCATCCCAACGGGCATGTCGACGGGATTGCGCTTATTGAAACCGTTGCATCGAGAGTGAAAAACTTTAAGGTAATGGTTAACTTTATTTTGGGGCTGGTGGATACGATGGAGGAAAACTTCATAAAAGTGAGTCCATATAAACATACAGACAAGATGAAGCATATTTCGCTTTCGGGGATAAAAGAGTGTATCGACCATATCTGGAAAGGAAACTCTATGGGGTTTTTCCCTGCAGGATCGGTCTCCAGGCTAAAGTTCCGCAACGGTAGATTTATGATTCACGACCGTCACTGGCAGCCGTCGGTCATAAAGCTCATACAAAAGGCCAAAGTTCCTGTGATTCCGCTATACATCGATTGTAGGAACAGGTATCTGTTCTACGCTACCCGGTTTCTCAACTGGCAATTGCAGAGCCTGGTTCTATGTCATGAACTGTATAACAAGAAAGGGAAAGAAATGACATTGACATTTGGTGAACCGGTTATGCCCGACGTGATCAGATCGATCAGCGATGCCGATGAGTTAGGTGATTTTTTACGCGATAAAACCTATGCATTAGCAAAAAAGAGGTAAATTTGTGAGTAAGAACATGGCCAAACAAAATATACAACAAGTTAAACAACGTTTCGGCATTATTGGTGTTTCTTCCGAATTGGATAGGGCCATCGATATAGCTTTACAGGTTGCACCTACCGACCTGTCGGTGCTTATTACGGGTGAGAGTGGTGTTGGGAAGGAAAACTTCCCGCAGATTATTCATCAGTACAGTCGTCGTAAGCACGGACCCTATTTTGCCATTAACTGCGGGTCTATCCCCGAAGGGACGATCGATTCCGAACTTTTTGGACACGAGAAAGGATCGTTTACAGGTGCAACGGCAACCCGCAAAGGATATTTTGAAGTAGCCAACGGGGGGACACTTTTCCTCGATGAAGTAGGGGAGTTGCCGTTGTCCACGCAGGCTCGTTTATTACGGGTGCTGGAAACCGGAGAGTTTATAAAAGTAGGTTCTTCACAGGTGGAAAAGAGTGATGTCCGGGTAGTTGCAGCTACCAACCTGAATATTGCGCAGGCTATTGAAAGAGGAAAATTCAGGGAAGATTTGTTTTACCGATTAAATTCGGTTCCAATCCGCATCTCTCCACTTCGTGACAGAAAAGAAGATATCGCGTTGTTGTTCCGGAAATTTGCCGGGGATTGCGCTGAGAAATATATGATGCCATCCATCACACTGACCGAGGATGCCCGGGAAATACTTACAAATTTTCGTTGGCCAGGTAACGTCCGGCAGCTGAAGAATGTAACAGAGCAAATATCGGTGATTGAACATGAACGCGTGATTACCTCCGAGATTTTGCAGAAATACCTGCCCAAAGCTGATGCTGCATTGCCTGTGTTGGCTTCACAATCAAGAGATTCGGATCAGAAAATCTTTTCGTCGGAACGGGAGATTTTATACCAGGTCCTTTTCGATATGAAAAAAGACATCAACGATTTGAAAAATGTGGTGAAAACTATTCTGGAAGATGCGGCAGCATCGGTTCCCCAGGATGAGAATCCCATTTTCCATTCGTCTACAGCCCCTCAAGACAAGGCCTCGGTGACACTACCGTTGAAATATGAAGAACTGATGCCTAAAAAAAACCACCTGACAGAGGTACATGATCGGTCCGATTTTCAGGAGGCGACCGAAGTTGAAATTGCAAATTTATCACTCGAGGATGCTGAAAAGGAGATGATCGCGTTGGCCCTGGAGAAACATAACGGGAAGCGTAAATTGGCCGCCAGCGAGTTGGGCATTTCGGAACGCACATTGTACAGAAAGATTAAGGAGTACAATTTAGAGAAGTTATGAGAAGAATAAGAAATACAGTAGTGCTGTTTATCCTGTTGACCTCCTGTTCCATTTCTTACAAGTTCAGTGGGGCCTCCATCGATTATACCCTGACCAAAACCCTACAACTGGGCACTTTCGTCAATCAGGCACCGTTGGTTTATCCGCCGTTGGAGTCGCGCTTCAACGAAGCATTGAAAGATATGTTTACCCGGAATACCCGGTTGCAGTTTGTGAATCAGAACGGTGATATGGAGATAGAAGGTGAAATTGTGGGTTACGAACTGACGCCCCTTGCCGTGCAGGAAGATGCGTTTGCTGCTGAAACCCGCTTAACGATGAATGTTCGTATGCGTTTTCGCAACAATAAAATCCCGGGACAGGATAAGGAGGAAACTATTTCTGCCAACCGTACCTTCTCCAGTAATGTTAACCTTACAGACGTACAGGACCAACTGATTAAAGAACTTACGGATGAAATTGTAGATCAGATTTTCAACACGACTATGGCAAACTGGTGAGATGGATAAATCGAATTTTTTTAGTTTTATCACGGATAACGGGAAGTTGGATGAAAGAAGCCTGAGCGAGTTGGAGAACTTGGTTGAAGAGTATCCCTATTTTCAAACTGCCCATTTGCTGTTG
This portion of the Petrimonas sulfuriphila genome encodes:
- a CDS encoding 1-acyl-sn-glycerol-3-phosphate acyltransferase, encoding MKERLISDDDIRKFHPVFRGKNGDRNIKWGMKLSGLNNACEVYDKSKHLTGVAFCTDLLDKLGLKRTVVNDQVLEPFKDKPFIVVANHPNGHVDGIALIETVASRVKNFKVMVNFILGLVDTMEENFIKVSPYKHTDKMKHISLSGIKECIDHIWKGNSMGFFPAGSVSRLKFRNGRFMIHDRHWQPSVIKLIQKAKVPVIPLYIDCRNRYLFYATRFLNWQLQSLVLCHELYNKKGKEMTLTFGEPVMPDVIRSISDADELGDFLRDKTYALAKKR
- a CDS encoding LptE family protein — protein: MRRIRNTVVLFILLTSCSISYKFSGASIDYTLTKTLQLGTFVNQAPLVYPPLESRFNEALKDMFTRNTRLQFVNQNGDMEIEGEIVGYELTPLAVQEDAFAAETRLTMNVRMRFRNNKIPGQDKEETISANRTFSSNVNLTDVQDQLIKELTDEIVDQIFNTTMANW
- the glmM gene encoding phosphoglucosamine mutase produces the protein MTLIKSISGIRGTIGGRVGDNLTPVDIVKFASAYALFIKKITGDAKPKIVVGRDARMSGNMVHSLITGTLMGMGCDVVDVGMATTPTTEIAVVKESASGGIIITASHNPKQWNALKLLNSRGEFLNADQGKEILEMAEAESFEYASVDELGKVSHKQYLHAHIQSILQLDLVDLDAIKAARFRVAVDAVNSVGGNAVPELLYALGVKEVFKLHCAIHGNFSHNPEPLPQNLTELSSLMKSSRADVGFAVDPDVDRLVIYAENGEPFGEEYTLVAVSDYILQHTPGNTVSNLSSTRALRDITQRRGGDYFAAAVGEVNVVAKMKEVGAVIGGEGNGGVIYPASHYGRDALVGIALFLTQLAKSGKKVSELRAEYPGYFMSKQKIELTPDIDTDAILQKVKERFNGEQVTDIDGVKIDFPDKWVHLRKSNTEPIIRIYSEAKTQEEAEEVGKQIIDIIKELK
- a CDS encoding sigma-54-dependent Fis family transcriptional regulator; the protein is MAKQNIQQVKQRFGIIGVSSELDRAIDIALQVAPTDLSVLITGESGVGKENFPQIIHQYSRRKHGPYFAINCGSIPEGTIDSELFGHEKGSFTGATATRKGYFEVANGGTLFLDEVGELPLSTQARLLRVLETGEFIKVGSSQVEKSDVRVVAATNLNIAQAIERGKFREDLFYRLNSVPIRISPLRDRKEDIALLFRKFAGDCAEKYMMPSITLTEDAREILTNFRWPGNVRQLKNVTEQISVIEHERVITSEILQKYLPKADAALPVLASQSRDSDQKIFSSEREILYQVLFDMKKDINDLKNVVKTILEDAAASVPQDENPIFHSSTAPQDKASVTLPLKYEELMPKKNHLTEVHDRSDFQEATEVEIANLSLEDAEKEMIALALEKHNGKRKLAASELGISERTLYRKIKEYNLEKL